One Onthophagus taurus isolate NC chromosome 11, IU_Otau_3.0, whole genome shotgun sequence genomic window carries:
- the LOC139431879 gene encoding uncharacterized protein has product MMGVFRLFLCLLLLGLCSAELFGDLISEASKKSSAAYQKAGGSQYQDAYHSEKGEKGNKGYKHENNYEKGRKGQYGNEHHAKSYQEDGGKKKNDYDEGNYDSSHHLEGGSKKGASHHDKKGHKKGQNLNGFHNKYFKDELHKQHRFYDNYHKEGSHSKFGNYKASFANGEKEQKKGGGHKSGHSQGHSGKKGGNSRGHFDQAQKGHKSHRGHEGHYSTGSNHGRNGGHKGGKAYGYFQKY; this is encoded by the coding sequence ATGATGGGTGTTTTTCGCCTATTCCTGTGTCTCCTACTGCTCGGATTGTGCTCCGCAGAGCTTTTTGGAGATCTCATTTCCGAGGCATCGAAGAAATCATCTGCAGCTTATCAAAAAGCTGGTGGGAGCCAGTATCAAGATGCGTATCACTCAGAAAAAGGAGAAAAAGGCAATAAAGGGTACAAACATGAAAATAATTACGAAAAAGGTCGTAAAGGACAATATGGAAACGAACATCACGCGAAATCTTATCAAGAAGACGGCGGGAAGAAGAAAAACGACTACGACGAGGGTAATTACGATTCATCCCATCACTTGGAAGGCGGCAGCAAGAAAGGGGCAAGTCATCACGATAAAAAGGGGCACAAAAAAGGACAAAATTTGAACGGTTTTCACAACAAATATTTCAAGGATGAATTGCACAAGCAACACAGGTTTTACGACAACTACCATAAAGAAGGTTCTCATTCCAAGTTTGGTAACTACAAGGCATCGTTTGCTAACGGTGAAAAAGAACAGAAGAAGGGGGGAGGACATAAAAGTGGCCATTCGCAAGGCCATTCCGGAAAGAAGGGTGGTAACTCCAGAGGTCATTTTGATCAAGCTCAAAAAGGGCACAAAAGTCATAGAGGACACGAAGGACATTATTCCACAGGATCGAACCACGGAAGAAATGGAGGACATAAAGGAGGAAAAGCATAtggttattttcaaaagtattaa
- the LOC139432183 gene encoding high mobility group nucleosome-binding domain-containing protein 5-like has product MKVRRDLSQYHRDNGLKMRILLLCIGACLIAACAARSYGDLAVAETQHSHSSSSKHGEEGGHSEHGHHEEEHGHKGDKGHKHASHQEKGDHGKYEKDHDEKSYGEKGGHEKKYHEEDGHQSHHHEEGKSHKGGKHGEKKGHKKGQKTEGYHHKSHKDEYHKEHKFYDDYHKGGHHSKHGDFHGHHGEEEGGQKKGGSHKSGHHEDHFGKKGHHDKGHYDDDHHGHKKHDGHESHYDHHEDYGKQGGHKGGEEHGFKESKGGKH; this is encoded by the coding sequence ATGAAAGTACGCCGGGATTTAAGTCAGTACCATCGAGACAACGGTCTAAAAATGAGGATATTACTCTTGTGTATCGGTGCCTGTTTAATAGCGGCTTGTGCCGCTAGGTCTTATGGAGACCTCGCCGTAGCTGAAACCCAACACAGTCACAGCTCAAGTAGTAAACACGGTGAAGAGGGTGGTCACTCTGAGCACGGTCATCACGAAGAAGAGCACGGACACAAAGGCGATAAGGGTCACAAACACGCCTCGCACCAAGAAAAAGGAGATCATGGCAAATACGAAAAAGATCACGATGAAAAATCGTACGGCGAGAAAGGCGGACATGAGAAGAAATACCACGAAGAGGATGGCCACCAATCTCATCACCACGAAGAAGGTAAAAGCCATAAAGGAGGCAAACACGGCGAAAAGAAGGGTCACAAAAAGGGACAGAAAACTGAAGGTTATCATCACAAATCCCACAAAGATGAATACCACAAAGAACACAAATTCTACGATGATTATCACAAGGGAGGTCATCACTCCAAACACGGCGACTTCCACGGTCATCACGGAGAAGAAGAAGGAGGACAAAAGAAGGGAGGAAGTCATAAGAGTGGACATCACGAAGATCACTTCGGCAAAAAGGGTCACCACGATAAAGGACACTACGATGATGATCACCACGGTCATAAGAAACACGATGGTCACGAAAGCCACTACGATCACCACGAAGATTATGGAAAACAAGGTGGCCATAAAGGTGGGGAAGAACATGGATTCAAAGAATCCAAAGGTGGTAAACACTAa